The following nucleotide sequence is from Streptomyces leeuwenhoekii.
CGGGGTCCTGGTGGAGCGTCAGCAGGGTCATGGGGCCTCTTCCGCGGGGTCATCGGATGGATGTACGGGCGGGAGTGCAGGCCCATAAAGATACGGACCCACCGGTTTTTTGCAAGGATTTTCTGTGAAGTTGCAGGTCATGTGCCCGGGTTGGGGACGGGAGGCGGGCGGGACGGGGGTGCGGCGGGGGCGGGGTGGGGCGGGGTGGGGCGGGTTGGCTGGTTTTTTGGGGCGTGCTGGGGGTGCTGGGGCGGTCCGCGGCGGGGTGCGGGGTGGTCCGTGGTGGGGTGCGGGGGTGGTCCGGGCCGGGTTTGTGGTGGGGTGCGGGGTGGTCGGTGGTGGGGTGCGGGGGTGGTCGGGGGTGGGGAAAGAGGGGGTGGGGAAGTGGTTGTAAAACCGGACGCCTGGTTCTATTTTTGGGGGTGGTTGTGTCCCGGTAGGCCGGTCCGTCCGCGGCGTGGGGCATCCGTCATGGTCCGGACGTGGCGGGGGTTGCGGAGGTGGTTTGGTGGCGCGCCAGGAACGTGCGACGCGTACGCGGCAGGCGATTTTGGTCGCGGCTGGTGAGGTGTTCGACGAGGTCGGGTACGAGGCGGCGACGATCGCGGAGATCTTGAAGCGGTCGGGTGTGACCAAGGGGGCGTTGTATTTTCATTTCCCGTCCAAGGCTGAGCTGGCGCAGAGTGTGCTGGCTGAGCAGGTGCATGCGCTTCCGGTGGTGCCGCGGCGGGAGTTGTGGCTGCAGCGGTCGTTGGATGAGGCGTTGTTGCTGGCGTATTTGCTGCAGCGGGACACCGGTGATGCGATCGTGCGGGGGAGTGTGCGGTTGACGGTGGATCAGGGTGCGCCGCGGGACGAGCTGGACCGCCGGATGCCGATGCAGGCGTGGGAGGGTCATACGCTGCAGGTGCTGGAGGAGGCGAAGGCGGCGGGGGAGGTCCTGGCGCACGTGGATCTGGCCCGGGTGACGA
It contains:
- a CDS encoding ScbR family autoregulator-binding transcription factor, with the protein product MARQERATRTRQAILVAAGEVFDEVGYEAATIAEILKRSGVTKGALYFHFPSKAELAQSVLAEQVHALPVVPRRELWLQRSLDEALLLAYLLQRDTGDAIVRGSVRLTVDQGAPRDELDRRMPMQAWEGHTLQVLEEAKAAGEVLAHVDLARVTKVLVGGMTGVQVLSNIMTGREDMPERVVDLYRHVLPAVAVPAVLAQMDFAPERARRVYEEAVGARGRAEEAAGPGGWLPR